One Trichomycterus rosablanca isolate fTriRos1 chromosome 10, fTriRos1.hap1, whole genome shotgun sequence DNA window includes the following coding sequences:
- the grid2ipb gene encoding delphilin has translation MKKFLQNKKGRSSLRQNQKSGPRYSTKDFCEQASLLPFSVTVLSMPTSNQGWPEEFGFQLGGTGPSYILTVEEGSSAHLSGLQPGDQVLEIEGQDVSSLGAQAVTALAQAQKNIPPSIGVVCRIQQMDITPGPDGRFGFTIVGDCPLLVDDCSPCSPAGRSGLRAGDYVMEVNGIPVKHHEMAAALIKSSQGRTLRLGVLCMGSRHKRSSSLDEWQKCNEGGMRLDRKHKALEFNKRIEEVLGNEPEVKDKLFAVLKQFAAERNVDWLASVLPDILTTEEQHQLISSIRIFIPKKHRQRFDETVSQSLLNRVCRSKSVSEPGQSRRLRRSRSQEHHERPHISKRASSVPREPAEDHEKTHKRSTAGIPSVPPTGPNQRTIRVFRGKKTFGFTLRGHAPVWIDSVIPDSPAEECGLKPGDRVLFLNGLDMRSCSHDKVVSMLQGSGANPTLVVEEGPVLYSSSDSEPEETPSVPCSRSPALSSLQWVAEILPPSIRVHGRTFSQQLEHLLTVQERYTICKALETFFQHRNVDTLIVDVFPVLDTPAKQLIWQFIYQLLTCEEQERCKSKISRFLGFKGTAEAELGTENHRRSSSVRVTRTSHRNSMRERSSDDCIIGTHLGMGTFTEPTTPGERQCGDGTSFPESPDINHMTGVYTELENAYTPKNNIKPLQSHCSPGNEGMGNPESHALTLSYTHAKKGNRKSGLSLSWKEPCTSPQYDHYQQAVPSPGSMDSNPYVSLDSPPASPEHSEEVPSPRRRKLFTFSRPPRSQDTDKFLDALSEQLGHRVTIVDNFLGGENDYEEMSYQDERENMLSRQPSSASSEDHSEDTSSLSYSSESEHIPPPPQSPPPPPPPIQFTDGPSPVCLTPQHLPQPPPAFQNHPIIPPPPPPPRFILASRPSLHRVLPTHHDARFRHPQHPNLSAQSSLPTSTQLSTQPYQSKVHPILHSSSHISPQPVHASQQPHTSPHPPLRHRAQTIYQSQQNSAMLPNAQKSSPTHKTYEPTHKAYESTHKSYESTHKSYESTHKSFESAHKTYEGTLSKAPPPPPPPLPPPCEPPPLPKPSPQASDTNHMSVKRLRWEQVENSEGTIWGQLGEDPDYGKLTDMVKYLNLEQHFGTHTGSISLPEPTILPESFKKKDVVEILSHKKAYNASILIAHLKLSPKELRQVLMTMSTERLEPSHIKQLLLYAPDDEEVKQFQEFNQDPAKLSEPDKFVLQMLLVPEYKTRLRSLLFKTTLQEKTEEMRIGYECICKASLELKSSKKLAKILEFVLAMGNYLNNGQPGTNKPIGFKINFLTELSTTKTVDGKSTFLHILAKSLCQHFPELLNFAGELITVPLAAKVNQRTITSDLSDLHSTIQEIRTACLKIPATTEDRFATVMSSFLENSHPAVQSLDSLQQKAMVEFAKVVMYFGEDSKATSTEAFFGIFAEFISKFGRALNETRASENPRSPRIASPLVW, from the exons ATGAAGAAATTCCTGCAGAATAAGAAAGGGAGGTCCTCCTTACGGCAGAACCAGAAGTCTGGCCCTCGCTATTCAACTAAAGATTTCTGTGA acaagcttccctccttcctttctCTGTTACAGTTCTCAGCATGCCAACATCTAACCAGGGCTGGCCAGAGGAGTTTGGCTTCCAGCTCGGTGGCACTGGGCCCAGCTATATCCTTACAGTGGAGGAGGGTAGCAGTGCTCACTTGTCTGGCCTGCAGCCTGGAGACCAGGTGCTGGAGATTGAAGGACAGGATGTGTCCAGTCTGGGAGCTCAGGCTGTCACCGCCTTGGCACAGGCACAAAAGAACATCCCACCCAGCATTGGCGTAGTCTGCAGAATTCAACAG ATGGACATCACCCCAGGACCTGATGGTCGTTTTGGCTTTACTATTGTGGGTGACTGCCCCCTTTTGGTGGACGACTGTTCTCCCTGTTCCCCTGCCGGACGCAGTGGTCTGAGGGCTGGGGACTATGttatggaagtgaatgggatcCCTGTGAAGCACCATGAGATGGCTGCTGCCCTCATAAAGTCATCACAGGGTCGCACACTGAGGCTCGGAGTGCTCTGCATGGGCAGTCGTCATAAGCGCAGCAGCAGTTTGGATGAATGGCAGAAATGCAACGAAGGAGGAATGCGGCTGGACCGCAAGCACAAGGCCCTGGAGTTCAACAAAAGG attGAGGAGGTTTTGGGGAATGAACCTGAGGTAAAAGACAAGCTGTTTGCCGTGTTGAAGCAGTTTGCTGCGGAGAGAAATGTGGACTGGCTGGCTTCTGTTCTTCCTGACATCTTGACCACTGAGGAGCAGCATCAGCTCATTTCTAGTATCAG GATCTTCATCCCTAAGAAGCACCGGCAGCGCTTCGATGAAACCGTCTCCCAGAGTCTCCTCAACCGAGTGTGTCGCAGTAAGAGTGTGAGCGAGCCCGGTCAGAGCAGACGACTGCGTCGCAGCCGCAGCCAGGAGCACCACGAACGACCACACATCTCCAAAAGGGCCAGCTCCGTCCCCAGGGAACCTGCAGAGGACCATGAGAAAACACACAAGAGGAGTACGGCTGGCATCCCTAGCGTTCCTCCCACCGGACCAAACCAAAG AACAATCCGTGTATTCAGAGGGAAGAAGACCTTTGGATTCACTCTGAGAGGTCATGCGCCCGTCTGGATCGACTCTGTCATCCCAG ACAGCCCTGCAGAGGAGTGTGGTCTTAAACCAGGAGATCGTGTTCTCTTTCTAAATGGACTGGATATGAG GAGCTGCTCCCACGACAAGGTGGTTTCCATGCTGCAGGGCAGTGGCGCCAACCCCACTCTGGTGGTGGAGGAGGGTCCAGTGCTGTATTCTTCTTCAGACTCAGAACCTGAGGAGACTCCATCCGTCCCCTGCTCTCGCTCACCTGCCCTCAGTTCTCTGCAGTGGGTAGCAGAGATCTTGCCTCCCAGCATCCGGGTGCATGGACGCACCTTCAGCCAGCAGCTCGAGCATTTACTCACAGTGCAGGAGAGATACACCATCTGTAAAGCTCTGGAGACCTTCTTCCAGCACAG GAATGTGGATACGCTCATTGTGGATGTGTTTCCTGTGCTGGACACTCCTGCCAAGCAGCTGATCTGGCAGTTCATCTATCAGCTTCTGACCTGTGAGGAACAGGAGCGGTGTAAAAGCAAGATCTCACGCTTCCTGGGCTTTAAAGGAACAG CAGAGGCTGAGTTGGGTACAGAAAATCACAGACGGAGCAGCTCTGTGAGGGTGACAAGAACATCCCACCGTAACAGCATGAGAGAAAGAAGCTCAGACGACTGTATCATTGGCACTCATCTAGGCATGG GGACTTTCACTGAGCCCACAACCCCAGGAGAAAGACAATGTGGGGATGGGACCTCCTTTCCTGAGTCCCCTGATATAAACCAT ATGACAGGAGTGTACACAGAGCTGGAGAATGCTTATACGCCGAAGAACAACATCAAGCCTCTGCAGAGTCACTGCTCACCTGGGAATGAGGGCATGGGCAATCCCGAGAGCCATGCCCTCACTCTCTCCTACACACATGCCAAAAAAG GAAACCGTAAGTCTGGCCTGTCCCTGTCATGGAAGGAGCCCTGCACTAGTCCTCAGTATGACCACTATCAACAGGCTGTCCCTTCTCCAGGAAGCATGGACTCAAACCCCTATGTCAGTCTGGACAGCCCACCTGCCTCCCCTGAGCACTCAGAGGAGGTACCCAGCCCCCGTCGCAGGAAACTTTTCACCTTCTCCAGACCCCCTCGCAGCCAGGACACAGACAAGTTCCTGGATGCTCTGAGCGAACAACTTGGCCATCGTGTCACCATTGTGGACAATTTTCTGGGAGGAGAGAATGACTATGAGGAG ATGAGTTACCAGGATGAACGGGAGAACATGTTGTCCCGTCAGCCGAGCAGTGCCAGCAGTGAGGATCACAGCGAAGACACAAGCTCGTTGTCTTACTCCTCCGAATCTGAACATATTCCGCCCCCTCCACAAAGCCCACCACCCCCTCCTCCTCCAATTCAGTTCACTGATGGGCCCTCACCTGTTTGCCTCACACCACAGCACCTACCCCAACCCCCTCCGGCTTTCCAGAACCACCCCATCATACCCCCTCCACCACCCCCTCCTCGGTTCATTCTTGCCAGCCGGCCCTCCTTGCACCGGGTGCTGCCTACACACCATGACGCAAGGTTCCGTCACCCTCAGCACCCAAATCTCTCTGCTCAGTCCAGTCTCCCGACCAGCACACAGCTCAGCACACAGCCTTACCAATCCAAAGTCCATCCAATCCTGCATTCATCCTCTCACATCTCTCCACAGCCTGTACACGCATCCCAACAGCCTCATACATCACCTCATCCACCCCTGAGGCACCGTGCCCAGACCATCTACCAGAGCCAGCAAAACTCGGCCATGCTGCCCAATGCTCAGAAATCCTCACCTACCCATAAAACCTATGAGCCTACACATAAGGCCTATGAGTCTACCCATAAGTCCTATGAGTCTACCCATAAGTCCTATGAGTCTACCCATAAGTCCTTTGAGTCTGCCCATAAGACATATGAGGGTACTCTTTCAAAGGCAccacccccaccaccacctCCACTACCCCCACCCTGTGAACCCCCACCTTTGCCAAAACCCAGCCCTCAAGCTTCAGATACCAACCACATGAGTGTCAAAAGGCTCCGCTGGGAACAGGTGGAGAATTCAGAGGGCACCATCTGGGGTCAG CTTGGCGAGGACCCTGATTATGGCAAATTGACTGACATGGTGAAATACCTCAATCTGGAGCAGCACTTTGGCACACATACTGGTTCCA TTTCCCTTCCAGAACCCACCATTCTACCTGAGAGCTTTAAAAAGAAAGATGTGGTCGAGATTCTGTCTCATAAAAAGGCCTACAATGCTT CGATTCTCATCGCCCACCTGAAGCTGTCCCCAAAAGAATTACGACAGGTTCTCATGACCATGAGCACTGAACGTCTCGAGCCCTCACATATCAAGCAGCTGCTGCTGTATGCACCAGACGATGAAGAAGTCAAACAGTTTCAGGAGTTCAACCAGGACCCTGCCAAGCTCAGTGAACCTGACAAGTTTGTCCTCCAG ATGTTGCTAGTGCCTGAGTATAAAACCAGATTGCGGAGCCTTCTGTTTAAGACCACTCTGCAGGAAAAAACAGAGGAAATGCGCATTGGTTATGAATGTATCTGCAAAGCTTCTCTAGAACTAAAAAGCAGCAAGAAACTGGCAAAGATCTTGGAG tttgttttagCAATGGGGAATTATCTTAATAACGGCCAGCCTGGGACAAATAAACCTATAGGCTTTAAAATCAACTTCCTTACTGAG ctCAGTACAACAAAGACAGTTGATGGGAAGTCAACCTTCCTCCATATTTTGGCTAAATCACTATGCCAACACTTTCCAGAACTTCTCAACTTTGCAGGAGAGCTTATAACTGTTCCACTCGCTGCAAAag TGAATCAGAGAACCATTACATCAGACCTTAGTGATCTTCACTCAACCATCCAGGAGATCAGAACTGCTTGTTTGAAGATCCCAGCCACAACAGAAGATCGCTTTGCAACAGTCATGAGT AGCTTCTTGGAGAATTCACATCCAGCTGTGCAGTCTCTGGACTCTCTGCAGCAGAAAGCAATGGTTGAGTTTGCCAAGGTTGTCATGTACTTTGGAGAAGACAGCAAGGCCACGAGCACTGAAGCCTTCTTTGGCATATTTGCAGAGTTTATCTCCAAGTTTGGG AGAGCACTAAATGAGACACGGGCCTCTGAAAACCCCAGGAGCCCACGCATTGCTTCACCCCTAGTCTGGTGA